From Marivirga harenae, one genomic window encodes:
- the ruvB gene encoding Holliday junction branch migration DNA helicase RuvB, with protein sequence MREDFLTGDEEHLNPEEREFEKALRPLSFGDFTGQQKTVDNIQVFVMAAKKRSEPLDHVLLHGPPGLGKTTLSHIIANELDSNLKITSGPVLDKPGDLAGLLTNLEEGDVLFIDEIHRLNAVVEEYLYSAMEDFRIDIMLDSGPNARSVQISLSPFTLIGATTRSGLLTSPLRARFGINARLEYYDAELLKKILKRSAAILNTPMEDDAAYEIARRSRGTPRIANTLLRRTRDFAEIKGDGTITKSIAEIALNALDVDQHGLDEMDNRILTTIIEKFKGGPVGLGTIATAVGEEADTIEEVYEPFLIKEGYLKRTARGRQATELAYKHLGNVPPAQMGSLFD encoded by the coding sequence ATGAGAGAAGATTTCCTAACAGGAGATGAGGAACATTTGAATCCGGAAGAAAGAGAGTTTGAAAAAGCCCTTCGTCCCCTTTCTTTTGGTGACTTTACCGGCCAGCAAAAGACTGTTGATAATATTCAAGTCTTTGTGATGGCGGCTAAAAAAAGGTCTGAGCCTTTAGATCACGTGCTACTGCACGGACCTCCCGGACTAGGAAAAACTACCCTTTCTCATATCATAGCAAATGAATTAGATTCTAATTTAAAGATCACTTCAGGTCCGGTTTTGGACAAACCAGGAGACTTAGCAGGTTTGTTAACCAATTTAGAAGAAGGAGATGTTTTATTTATTGACGAAATCCATCGACTCAACGCGGTAGTGGAGGAATACCTTTATTCTGCAATGGAAGATTTCAGAATTGATATTATGTTGGATAGCGGCCCCAATGCCCGTTCCGTGCAAATCAGTTTAAGTCCTTTTACTTTGATTGGTGCTACCACTCGTTCTGGCTTACTGACATCTCCATTAAGGGCAAGGTTCGGGATCAATGCCCGTTTAGAATATTATGATGCAGAATTATTAAAGAAAATATTAAAGCGTTCTGCAGCTATTTTAAATACGCCAATGGAGGATGATGCTGCTTACGAAATAGCGAGAAGAAGTAGAGGAACTCCAAGAATCGCCAATACACTTTTAAGAAGAACTCGTGATTTTGCTGAGATAAAAGGGGATGGAACCATCACGAAATCAATTGCAGAAATTGCCTTGAATGCATTGGATGTAGATCAGCATGGGCTGGATGAAATGGATAATAGAATTCTGACCACCATTATTGAAAAGTTCAAAGGAGGTCCAGTTGGCTTGGGGACCATAGCCACAGCAGTAGGAGAGGAAGCCGACACTATTGAGGAAGTATATGAACCTTTTTTAATCAAAGAAGGCTATCTGAAAAGAACGGCAAGAGGAAGGCAGGCTACGGAACTGGCTTATAAGCATTTAGGGAATGTACCTCCCGCTCAAATGGGTAGTCTTTTTGATTGA
- a CDS encoding M56 family metallopeptidase, with product MMSLFQSSIIQLLGVWVAVSLLSGLLIFLIVKAFDSIFSNQSSTDRYHKSIVAVIFFFFLNIAGTLYFQNNSLQKKPIPNKTKVSQTVPDFNADAVVFEIPENQSMTNRKESEAFNMEFLFKSLGIFWLIGVLVFSIKMMGGYFYTRGLIISSQSSVPESWNYFIIQQLEKFQINNNVKVFESHRINSAFTFGFLKPIIVLPVGFFTSIPPEQIEAVLLHELYHIKYRDYLVNIMTMTFEVIFFYHPVMWWLAKNIRKERENRCDDQVTQIIDKKVYAHALLNMESYRQSLNYVIPFSSKQSNLKMRIMRIFEQKPENNIGLKPFLSLLMIISFLMSFTFYKMEEPKKESRSVKKVELNNDFNEPVSSTELNDDIIFKSENQKLDITIELTRNSLFTKSKNEEIKLYLDENLQPLNEKIPLKGKNMATMYKEEKSPSYHFFTNRYFESISREKWEKKHRDRIFYIFDYPDESAFVVKIPRSSTAKETMEKSQTKKEEIEKSALNLNSIRSKAKDQNGGGNTQQSNERIDLINKIEKKPADVSEIKIHGPVQFLDNEKTSHNRDTSNLEILKKLLQKFDSNVNSDVKVKIDGKLIEKDISIENALGVRQIKNIKIVMPSKDAKNAEIDILTSEIVGDQVGEVLSESETIVIDIRYKTNEGDFPGEVQMDFDRGNVLDVLNFNNESILFVIDGDQKKLGYKPKDIEPNNIDHIVVLKDKKATKKYGEKAKNGVVEIYLKKE from the coding sequence ATGATGAGCTTATTTCAAAGTTCCATTATTCAATTATTGGGTGTTTGGGTGGCCGTCAGCTTATTGAGCGGATTACTGATTTTTCTGATTGTAAAAGCTTTCGATTCCATATTCTCAAATCAATCATCTACTGATCGTTACCACAAAAGTATTGTTGCGGTAATTTTCTTCTTTTTTCTGAATATTGCCGGCACTTTATATTTCCAAAATAACTCCCTTCAGAAAAAACCAATTCCAAATAAAACGAAAGTGAGCCAAACTGTTCCTGATTTCAATGCTGATGCTGTGGTTTTTGAAATTCCTGAAAATCAAAGTATGACCAATCGTAAAGAATCTGAGGCTTTCAATATGGAGTTTTTATTTAAATCTCTTGGTATATTTTGGTTGATAGGGGTATTGGTTTTTAGTATCAAAATGATGGGAGGCTACTTTTATACCCGCGGCTTAATAATTTCTTCCCAAAGCAGTGTTCCTGAAAGTTGGAATTATTTTATAATTCAGCAACTTGAAAAATTTCAAATTAACAATAATGTCAAAGTATTTGAAAGCCATCGAATAAACTCAGCTTTCACATTTGGATTCTTGAAGCCAATAATTGTTTTGCCAGTTGGATTTTTCACTAGCATTCCCCCTGAGCAAATAGAAGCAGTTCTATTACATGAATTGTATCACATAAAATACAGAGACTATTTGGTCAATATTATGACCATGACTTTTGAGGTGATATTCTTTTATCACCCAGTCATGTGGTGGCTGGCAAAAAATATTCGAAAAGAAAGAGAAAACAGATGTGATGACCAAGTCACTCAAATAATTGATAAGAAAGTTTATGCACATGCCTTGCTCAATATGGAGAGCTATAGACAAAGCTTGAACTATGTTATTCCTTTTTCCAGTAAACAATCTAACCTTAAAATGAGAATTATGAGAATCTTTGAACAGAAACCAGAGAACAATATAGGTTTAAAGCCATTTTTAAGCCTTTTGATGATTATTTCATTTCTAATGAGCTTCACTTTTTATAAAATGGAGGAGCCTAAAAAAGAGTCAAGATCAGTCAAAAAAGTAGAGTTAAATAATGATTTTAATGAACCAGTCTCTTCAACTGAATTGAATGATGATATAATCTTTAAAAGTGAGAATCAAAAGCTAGATATCACTATTGAGTTGACCAGAAACTCCTTATTCACGAAGTCAAAAAATGAAGAAATAAAGCTTTATCTAGATGAGAATCTGCAACCTCTTAATGAGAAGATTCCGCTGAAGGGTAAAAATATGGCTACCATGTATAAAGAAGAAAAATCACCTTCTTATCACTTTTTTACCAACCGATATTTTGAATCTATTAGTAGAGAAAAATGGGAAAAGAAGCATAGAGATCGCATATTTTATATTTTTGATTACCCCGATGAATCTGCTTTTGTAGTAAAAATACCAAGATCTTCGACCGCCAAAGAGACTATGGAGAAGTCTCAAACCAAAAAAGAGGAAATTGAGAAGTCTGCTTTAAATCTCAATTCAATTCGCTCCAAAGCAAAGGACCAAAACGGAGGGGGAAATACTCAACAGTCTAATGAGCGCATCGATTTAATTAATAAAATTGAAAAGAAACCTGCGGATGTATCGGAGATCAAAATTCACGGCCCAGTCCAGTTTTTAGATAACGAAAAAACATCTCACAACCGAGACACAAGTAATTTAGAGATTTTGAAAAAATTACTTCAGAAATTTGATTCGAACGTAAATTCTGATGTCAAAGTGAAAATTGACGGAAAATTAATCGAGAAAGATATCAGTATTGAAAATGCTTTAGGTGTTAGACAAATAAAAAATATCAAAATAGTGATGCCTTCCAAGGATGCTAAAAATGCAGAGATCGATATTCTTACAAGTGAAATTGTAGGAGATCAAGTTGGGGAAGTGCTAAGCGAGAGTGAAACGATAGTGATTGACATCAGATATAAAACGAATGAAGGTGATTTTCCTGGTGAAGTACAAATGGATTTCGACAGGGGAAATGTTTTAGATGTTCTTAATTTTAATAATGAATCAATTTTGTTTGTGATCGATGGAGATCAAAAAAAATTAGGTTATAAACCAAAGGACATTGAACCAAATAATATTGATCATATAGTTGTGTTGAAAGATAAAAAAGCAACTAAAAAATATGGAGAAAAAGCCAAAAATGGTGTAGTTGAAATATATCTCAAAAAAGAATAA